One genomic segment of Acaryochloris marina S15 includes these proteins:
- a CDS encoding D-alanyl-D-alanine carboxypeptidase family protein has translation MKQKLLAFFLASLPTLTQIAPVLAQQQQTAALSPDTPVNLPGLYYDPDPGPSPTFQQLTSAEQAGFVEIPPLPNGVQLPYQIDRAWPQGATPDQILKFGDLQQNPVTAGFTKLTLRDISAQQGTNIAGVPIGDVPLVYGLTVDEVDNLYTKLNNGEKVTVDDAAPAIQAALGVLHDPSQAGKHLQQAALTTGQKELITKLSRVPALKGIPLQDLARGNWQGVISKAEQIELAGIGKTIGPTLKKLPVNQIVPLVGDVINGNWQQVRQRAQAYVLAKGTNIAVKEVIKAVPELKDLPLGAVPDLVNQPIEQTLPKIADLAIEEIPGVEDELINSVPGLSEIPVNKLPFDLAFSFLAGDLFARFDIAYSGVEGPEEPSVQHALSGGSEDQKFRPIKCTLGKTKNQRADNCPHFEMRKFISSPLAQVTGDDDIEGKQWVQGHSKGKNGQGVKGGKGLMKWVNGGWEPAGIHPFGTGSHTKFVLKNIKEYPDKPSTARLHLAIQFCYSIPILGEQCTPHFIVIPTPFTVREGGLFLVASRRSLPAEIAKFRDRALTAAGLSQVYCDPNQLIASTGQSDVSPSDSKYGHLAYDETTGQLVNVTSVDGVQETLAPDAAQAFEQLRADAAAQGLDIKAVSGFRSVSVQQSIWDDKVASASPEVVAKTSAPPGHSEHHTGLAVDVGNNQNAGLNESWAQTPEYAWMEQNAEKYGFELSFPKGNSQGVSYEPWHWRFVGSSQAQQTFANAAGSQNKGTTASSNGVLQPIDGASGAPQLKGIPGQPGAVSRQNSSTSTPADPDHNLRQYLARIRIGESTDGTNWRPHPETGAYGIYQFTPESRTSLLQRTGIDGWTRDRAVAAQAAVEWIKIIGAEKNVDLMAAIQRGDFALADRVLAPWQWTSLPGGPEQSEVWSNPANFEKYGPTGDASTNEPVGVASSGLPCRPSQVAGVPGVLTPEGDGVATGSLSNPLPGYSTTSEYGYRTHPVTGVQGSFHAGIDIGAPPGTPVNAADGGTVDYAGYHPGGHGNLVVIYHGNGLATWYAHNSAINVRVGQNVTTGDKLAEVGSTGTSTGPHLDFGVRTGYIPGQPYSGQHHNPRNFVNF, from the coding sequence CCCAGGGGGCAACTCCTGACCAAATCCTCAAATTTGGAGACTTGCAGCAGAACCCTGTCACGGCTGGGTTTACCAAGCTCACCTTGAGAGATATTTCCGCTCAGCAAGGGACAAATATCGCTGGGGTGCCCATTGGAGATGTGCCCCTCGTTTATGGCCTGACGGTTGATGAAGTCGATAACCTCTACACCAAGCTCAACAATGGCGAGAAAGTCACCGTTGATGATGCCGCCCCTGCCATTCAAGCAGCATTAGGAGTGTTGCATGACCCGTCTCAAGCAGGGAAGCACCTTCAGCAAGCGGCATTGACCACGGGCCAGAAAGAGCTGATTACCAAGCTCAGTAGGGTTCCCGCTCTCAAGGGCATTCCTCTCCAAGACCTAGCACGGGGTAACTGGCAGGGGGTAATCTCAAAGGCTGAGCAGATTGAATTAGCGGGCATTGGTAAGACGATTGGTCCCACCCTCAAGAAGCTGCCCGTCAATCAGATTGTCCCTCTCGTCGGTGATGTGATTAATGGCAACTGGCAACAAGTCCGACAGCGGGCACAAGCTTACGTTCTGGCAAAAGGGACAAATATTGCCGTCAAGGAAGTGATCAAGGCTGTCCCAGAACTGAAAGATTTACCCTTGGGCGCGGTTCCCGATCTCGTCAATCAGCCCATTGAACAGACCCTACCCAAGATTGCGGACTTGGCGATTGAGGAAATACCTGGGGTAGAGGATGAACTGATCAACTCCGTTCCGGGTCTGTCTGAGATTCCCGTCAACAAGCTGCCCTTTGACCTGGCCTTTAGCTTCCTTGCTGGAGACTTATTTGCGAGGTTTGATATCGCCTATAGCGGTGTAGAAGGGCCAGAGGAGCCATCCGTTCAACATGCCTTATCGGGTGGCAGTGAAGACCAGAAGTTTAGACCGATTAAATGCACCCTTGGCAAAACCAAAAACCAGAGAGCAGACAACTGTCCTCACTTTGAGATGCGGAAGTTTATTAGCTCTCCTCTCGCCCAAGTGACGGGGGATGATGATATTGAAGGTAAGCAATGGGTACAGGGGCACTCCAAGGGCAAGAACGGTCAAGGCGTGAAGGGTGGTAAGGGACTCATGAAGTGGGTGAATGGGGGTTGGGAACCCGCAGGCATCCATCCCTTTGGTACAGGTTCTCACACCAAGTTTGTGTTGAAGAATATTAAGGAATACCCTGATAAGCCCAGCACGGCGAGGCTGCATCTTGCCATCCAGTTCTGCTACTCCATCCCGATTCTGGGAGAGCAGTGTACCCCCCACTTCATTGTGATCCCCACTCCTTTTACCGTCCGGGAAGGGGGCTTGTTTCTAGTGGCGAGTCGAAGGAGTCTGCCTGCTGAGATTGCCAAGTTTAGAGACCGGGCATTGACGGCTGCGGGCCTCAGTCAGGTGTATTGCGACCCCAATCAGCTTATTGCCTCGACGGGTCAAAGTGATGTCTCTCCATCAGATTCAAAATATGGTCACCTTGCCTATGATGAGACCACAGGACAGCTCGTGAATGTAACCTCGGTCGATGGAGTACAGGAAACCCTAGCCCCAGATGCAGCCCAAGCCTTTGAGCAACTGAGAGCCGATGCGGCGGCTCAAGGGTTGGATATTAAAGCAGTATCAGGCTTCCGATCCGTGTCTGTTCAGCAGTCTATTTGGGATGATAAGGTGGCGAGTGCTTCTCCTGAAGTGGTTGCTAAGACTTCAGCTCCTCCCGGTCATTCAGAGCATCACACGGGTCTAGCGGTGGATGTGGGCAATAACCAGAATGCGGGTCTGAATGAGTCTTGGGCACAGACACCTGAATATGCCTGGATGGAGCAGAATGCTGAAAAGTATGGATTTGAGTTGTCATTCCCTAAAGGAAATAGTCAGGGAGTGAGCTATGAGCCTTGGCATTGGCGGTTTGTGGGGTCGAGTCAGGCTCAACAGACCTTTGCGAATGCTGCTGGGAGTCAGAATAAAGGTACTACTGCGTCATCTAATGGAGTCCTTCAACCGATTGATGGGGCGTCAGGTGCGCCGCAACTGAAGGGTATACCGGGTCAGCCAGGTGCTGTAAGTAGGCAGAATAGCTCTACTTCAACCCCCGCCGATCCTGACCATAATCTCAGGCAGTATCTCGCCCGCATCAGAATTGGAGAGAGTACTGACGGGACCAATTGGAGACCCCATCCTGAAACGGGTGCTTATGGAATTTATCAGTTCACTCCAGAGTCTAGAACTAGTCTTCTGCAACGAACAGGAATAGATGGCTGGACACGAGACCGAGCGGTTGCGGCTCAAGCAGCGGTGGAGTGGATCAAGATTATTGGTGCTGAGAAGAATGTGGATCTGATGGCTGCGATTCAGAGAGGGGATTTTGCCTTGGCGGATCGGGTGTTAGCTCCTTGGCAATGGACCTCGTTGCCGGGTGGACCTGAACAAAGTGAAGTGTGGAGCAATCCAGCGAATTTTGAGAAATATGGTCCGACTGGGGATGCTTCCACGAATGAGCCTGTTGGTGTGGCGTCTAGTGGGTTGCCTTGCAGGCCGTCACAGGTGGCTGGGGTGCCTGGAGTTCTTACGCCAGAAGGAGATGGGGTTGCGACAGGGTCATTATCTAATCCCCTCCCAGGTTATTCAACTACTAGTGAGTATGGTTACAGAACTCACCCAGTTACTGGTGTTCAGGGCAGTTTCCATGCAGGGATAGATATTGGTGCCCCACCTGGAACACCTGTAAACGCGGCTGATGGGGGAACTGTTGATTACGCAGGCTACCATCCGGGTGGGCATGGAAATCTAGTTGTGATTTACCATGGAAATGGTTTAGCAACTTGGTATGCTCACAATTCTGCTATTAATGTACGTGTAGGTCAAAATGTAACTACCGGAGACAAATTAGCTGAGGTTGGCAGTACAGGTACATCTACAGGTCCACATCTGGATTTTGGTGTTCGAACTGGTTACATTCCTGGTCAGCCCTATTCAGGACAACATCATAACCCTCGTAATTTCGTTAATTTTTGA
- a CDS encoding transposase gives MNIAQREQQIIRIQSQSSYASINEALEATLRLEASQVTQKIIEAALDEEVQAYLSQLQGTRPRRSGYYQRVLDTQYGRIPQLSVPKLRKGNADREWQILERYQRALGSLLDFCLGLYVMGLSLRDLQEALYEILGAVLSVNAINRITLKAQKQMFQRRQTRLEETPPILIVDGVWASVQCSSEDFWEDQAGHIRKLRHAEDRVILVAMAVWPDGTQTVLHYEMATQESEAAWSLFFAHLWQRGLQPYSVKLIVSDGTTGLPKVIRALFPLAQHQRCITHKVRAMLRHLGYGQLSYLDAQGQELSLPEAKKQRYAQIQHDAYAIYKAPTWEGAVISFLVFEKKWTDIEPDAVRTFINDCALTLNFYDFDASLHSLIRTSNALERLFREFRTKADEIGAFPNEESCLAILFLVFRRDHAKHDRLKNRGE, from the coding sequence ATGAACATTGCCCAGCGCGAACAACAGATTATCCGCATCCAATCCCAAAGCTCCTATGCCTCTATTAACGAAGCCCTGGAAGCAACCCTACGCCTGGAAGCAAGCCAAGTCACCCAGAAAATAATAGAGGCAGCACTAGACGAAGAAGTGCAAGCCTATCTATCCCAACTTCAAGGGACTCGACCTCGGCGCTCAGGTTATTATCAACGGGTTCTAGATACGCAGTATGGCAGGATCCCTCAACTGTCTGTCCCTAAACTACGTAAAGGGAACGCAGACCGAGAGTGGCAGATTTTAGAACGTTACCAACGTGCCCTTGGCAGTCTCCTCGATTTTTGCCTCGGCCTGTATGTCATGGGTTTATCGCTTCGGGACTTGCAAGAAGCTCTCTATGAGATTCTAGGAGCAGTCTTATCCGTTAATGCCATTAACCGAATTACGCTAAAAGCTCAGAAGCAAATGTTCCAAAGGCGTCAGACTCGTCTTGAGGAAACCCCTCCTATTCTGATTGTCGATGGTGTTTGGGCTAGTGTTCAGTGTTCCTCAGAAGACTTTTGGGAAGACCAAGCTGGGCATATCCGGAAACTACGCCATGCAGAAGACCGAGTCATTCTAGTCGCTATGGCAGTGTGGCCCGATGGCACCCAAACGGTGCTTCATTATGAAATGGCGACGCAAGAATCGGAGGCAGCTTGGTCACTATTCTTTGCGCATCTGTGGCAACGGGGATTGCAACCCTATTCGGTGAAGTTGATTGTGAGTGATGGTACGACTGGGTTGCCTAAGGTGATTCGTGCTCTGTTTCCCCTCGCACAACATCAACGCTGCATTACCCACAAGGTTCGAGCCATGCTGCGGCATTTAGGCTATGGGCAATTGTCGTACCTGGATGCGCAAGGACAAGAGCTTTCACTTCCTGAAGCTAAGAAACAGCGGTATGCACAAATTCAACATGATGCCTACGCCATCTATAAAGCGCCCACCTGGGAAGGGGCAGTTATTTCATTTCTGGTGTTTGAGAAAAAGTGGACAGACATCGAACCTGACGCCGTCAGAACCTTTATCAACGATTGTGCCCTGACTTTGAACTTCTATGATTTTGATGCATCTCTTCACTCACTCATTCGAACCTCAAATGCACTCGAGCGGTTGTTCCGGGAATTCCGAACCAAGGCCGATGAAATTGGTGCGTTCCCTAATGAAGAGAGCT
- a CDS encoding type IV secretory system conjugative DNA transfer family protein: MQTQTNQPQPTQPPVDLGPLLSSPLPWLLGMIGFLLLLATILDSKNGHGRSKRDARFATPGEIRKARRRGLKQIRDATVDGCSLSLGSDRKLILTDCQPGISVIGASGYGKTKSVVDNCIDDILRQGFTGIIYDIKGSLQKRHAALAHRLGYQQYFFCPGKAHTDSLNLLDFIPERGGSKEALELAKTINANFEVPGSRKDGFFGPQGDSLLKTVFLLAKSHVYQDLVSAWGFLSLEDLPQRLLAAHQYGQFDLGGDLDFWANQAALGLRSVSKAEKTAGGIVGTAVTNFQALMDASVIPSITSSTIPLDLPGKQIVWVQIDENAESTTSPLCAAVIHMLMRHNLNAEVSRDRPLFLCLDEFTSIRLPDIERWINLYREYGMCCLLSYQSDAQINLRYTRDHAMSILSSLGTRIHFRTGHHSTDKSLSDSLGTFTEIYKTRSTGHNSRSGSSRNRSEQHRKVPLITADEIDTFEPGECLIQSPGWKQRAHRLKVPLNKTDEALREENKALWYSHIHPFLLYCRQSRDLGITPEYVVSERADIAESMLPTGAELEKLHKSETLSERKAAVDSV; this comes from the coding sequence ATGCAAACCCAAACAAATCAACCTCAACCCACACAGCCCCCTGTGGATCTGGGTCCGTTGTTGAGCAGTCCCTTGCCCTGGCTCTTGGGCATGATCGGGTTTCTCCTTCTGCTTGCGACCATCCTTGACAGCAAGAATGGACATGGACGGAGTAAACGCGATGCCCGATTTGCCACCCCTGGAGAGATTCGTAAAGCTCGAAGGCGAGGGCTAAAACAGATCCGAGATGCCACAGTAGATGGATGCTCCTTGAGCCTGGGGAGTGATCGCAAGCTCATCCTCACGGACTGCCAGCCTGGAATTAGCGTGATTGGCGCGAGTGGCTATGGCAAGACTAAAAGTGTCGTTGATAATTGTATTGACGATATCCTTCGACAAGGCTTTACAGGCATCATCTACGACATCAAAGGGAGTCTACAAAAGCGACATGCAGCCCTGGCCCATCGATTGGGTTATCAGCAGTATTTTTTCTGCCCTGGCAAAGCTCACACGGATAGCCTCAATCTCCTAGACTTCATCCCAGAACGGGGTGGCTCAAAAGAAGCCCTGGAACTCGCTAAGACCATCAACGCCAACTTTGAAGTACCGGGAAGTCGCAAAGATGGGTTCTTTGGTCCCCAAGGGGATAGCTTACTCAAGACCGTCTTCCTTCTTGCCAAAAGCCATGTCTATCAAGATCTGGTATCTGCCTGGGGGTTCTTGAGTTTAGAAGACCTTCCCCAACGTCTACTCGCAGCCCACCAGTATGGTCAATTTGACTTAGGGGGTGACTTAGACTTTTGGGCTAACCAAGCGGCACTGGGTTTAAGGTCCGTCTCCAAAGCAGAGAAAACCGCTGGGGGGATTGTGGGCACAGCGGTCACGAACTTCCAAGCGCTAATGGATGCCAGTGTCATCCCCTCTATTACCAGCTCCACGATTCCCTTGGACCTCCCTGGTAAACAGATCGTATGGGTGCAAATTGATGAGAACGCTGAGAGTACGACCTCGCCCTTATGTGCCGCAGTCATTCATATGTTGATGCGGCACAACCTGAACGCAGAAGTGAGTCGAGATCGGCCCTTGTTTTTGTGTTTGGATGAATTCACCTCGATCCGTTTGCCAGATATTGAGCGGTGGATAAACCTATACCGAGAGTATGGAATGTGTTGTCTACTGTCTTATCAGAGTGATGCCCAAATCAACTTGAGGTATACAAGGGACCATGCCATGTCAATTCTCAGTTCCCTTGGCACGAGAATCCACTTTCGCACAGGCCATCATTCCACTGATAAGAGCTTGAGCGACTCCCTAGGGACATTCACGGAAATCTACAAGACCCGCTCTACGGGGCATAACAGTCGTTCAGGCAGCAGTCGCAACCGCTCCGAGCAGCATCGCAAAGTCCCACTTATCACAGCGGACGAGATTGATACCTTTGAACCTGGAGAATGCCTGATCCAATCCCCAGGCTGGAAGCAACGGGCACATCGCCTGAAAGTTCCACTCAACAAAACCGATGAAGCCTTGAGAGAAGAGAATAAAGCGCTTTGGTACTCTCACATCCACCCGTTTCTGCTGTACTGTCGCCAGTCGAGAGATCTAGGCATCACACCAGAATACGTTGTCAGTGAACGTGCGGACATTGCAGAGTCGATGTTACCTACGGGGGCTGAGTTAGAGAAGCTCCATAAATCGGAAACTCTGAGCGAACGGAAAGCAGCAGTAGATTCTGTATAA